Proteins from a genomic interval of Polaribacter sejongensis:
- a CDS encoding GNAT family N-acetyltransferase, which produces MNFRKATINDVSEIIKMMAEDELGQKRENFQNPLPNSYLEAFKKIDADENQELIVVENNDLEIIGTLQITYIQYLSYCGGMRAQIENVFIRSDQRGLGIGKSVFEWAINRAKEKKVHLVQLTSDKKRPRAIKFYEDLGFKGTHEGMKLHF; this is translated from the coding sequence ATGAACTTTAGAAAAGCTACCATAAACGACGTTTCGGAAATTATTAAAATGATGGCTGAAGATGAACTTGGTCAAAAAAGAGAAAACTTTCAGAATCCTTTACCAAACTCTTATTTAGAAGCGTTTAAAAAAATAGATGCTGATGAAAATCAAGAACTTATTGTTGTAGAAAATAATGATTTAGAAATTATTGGAACTTTACAAATTACTTATATTCAGTATTTAAGTTATTGTGGCGGTATGAGAGCACAAATAGAAAATGTGTTTATTAGAAGCGATCAAAGAGGTTTAGGAATAGGAAAAAGTGTTTTTGAATGGGCAATAAACCGAGCGAAAGAAAAAAAGGTGCATTTAGTTCAATTAACTTCTGATAAAAAAAGACCTCGAGCAATTAAATTCTATGAAGATTTAGGGTTTAAAGGGACGCACGAAGGAATGAAATTACACTTTTAA